In Terriglobus sp. TAA 43, a single window of DNA contains:
- a CDS encoding DUF86 domain-containing protein, which translates to MLPEIRLYLSEVVGAASEVVEYTSGQTFVSYMADGMRRRSVERCLEIVGEGLIRIRRIDEEFVQQLPDAGKIIGLRNILAHEYGVVDHEILWKAVREQLPDFLNAVQAELDRIG; encoded by the coding sequence ATGCTGCCTGAAATCAGGCTGTATCTCTCTGAGGTAGTAGGTGCGGCGAGTGAGGTTGTGGAGTACACATCCGGCCAAACCTTCGTTTCCTATATGGCCGATGGCATGCGTCGCCGCAGTGTGGAACGCTGTCTTGAAATCGTGGGAGAGGGCCTTATCCGCATTCGCCGTATCGACGAAGAGTTTGTTCAGCAACTTCCGGATGCTGGCAAGATCATTGGACTCCGCAACATCCTCGCGCATGAATACGGCGTAGTGGATCACGAAATTCTCTGGAAAGCTGTGCGGGAGCAACTGCCGGACTTTCTTAATGCAGTACAAGCTGAACTCGACAGGATTGGATAA
- a CDS encoding alkaline phosphatase family protein: MRSFRSFAASLLVAALASAAVPALHAQAYTGSPKLVVELVFDQFRGDYLDRWRADFKAKNGWNLFLKQGVHYTDCYYDYANLVTGPGHSTIGTGAYTDGHGIPVNDWYEKGPDGKIRSVQSIDDDRYTIVGEAPGAKTSPGASPHFQVASTLGDELVLATGGKARVYGVSLKDRAAILTSGHATKAAFWTDHESGRWITSTYWMNQLPSWVEDFNKGEEVAKARAASNIPKGSFYELVGATQQGVGYQLDFAKALIQNEHLGHNPDGVTDLITISISSTDIAGHRYGPDEGHQRALVDGTDVELDRFFTWIDQTVGLKNVYVSLTGDHGVSASVNAAIGMGMPARGIATKPLYDFVEKALHDKFKPKNSVKYVLGGESPWLQIDPEPFEAQGITEEQAEEATSKAVFDYFGSQPRDTAQHAGAVGGRLPEPMRVQYVYTATQLRNGQVPDTDQGRRELHSYSPVVRWAVHLNFGAYQYYGSETGTTHYSQNSYDRHVPLDFYGAPFQPGTYRNMVQPVDIAATFASLLRINRPSAAVGTVRIEALKPERTTVPATTLKK, encoded by the coding sequence ATGCGTTCGTTCCGATCTTTTGCTGCCTCTCTGCTCGTTGCTGCCCTTGCGTCTGCAGCCGTGCCCGCGCTCCACGCACAGGCTTACACCGGCTCGCCCAAACTCGTCGTTGAACTCGTCTTCGACCAGTTCCGCGGCGACTATCTGGACCGCTGGCGCGCCGACTTCAAGGCAAAGAACGGCTGGAACCTGTTCCTGAAGCAGGGCGTGCATTACACCGACTGCTATTACGACTACGCAAACCTCGTCACCGGCCCCGGCCACTCCACCATCGGCACCGGCGCATATACCGATGGTCACGGCATCCCCGTGAACGATTGGTATGAGAAAGGCCCCGACGGCAAGATCCGTTCCGTCCAGTCCATCGACGACGACCGCTACACCATCGTGGGCGAAGCGCCCGGCGCCAAGACGTCCCCCGGCGCCTCGCCACACTTTCAGGTGGCATCCACACTGGGCGATGAACTTGTTCTCGCCACCGGCGGCAAGGCCCGCGTCTACGGCGTCTCGCTGAAAGACCGCGCCGCCATCCTCACCAGCGGCCACGCCACTAAGGCCGCTTTCTGGACCGACCACGAATCCGGTCGCTGGATCACCTCCACGTACTGGATGAACCAGCTTCCATCGTGGGTGGAAGACTTCAATAAGGGTGAGGAAGTCGCAAAGGCACGCGCCGCCTCGAATATCCCGAAAGGCAGCTTCTACGAACTCGTGGGCGCAACGCAGCAGGGCGTGGGCTACCAGCTCGACTTCGCGAAGGCACTCATCCAGAACGAGCACCTGGGCCACAACCCCGATGGCGTGACTGACCTCATCACCATCTCCATCTCGTCCACTGACATTGCCGGTCACCGCTACGGCCCAGACGAAGGCCACCAGCGCGCTCTGGTTGACGGCACAGACGTGGAGCTTGACCGCTTCTTCACCTGGATCGACCAGACCGTCGGCCTGAAGAACGTGTACGTCTCCCTCACCGGCGACCATGGCGTTTCCGCCAGCGTCAACGCGGCCATCGGCATGGGCATGCCCGCACGCGGCATCGCCACCAAGCCGCTGTATGACTTCGTGGAGAAGGCGCTGCACGACAAGTTCAAGCCCAAGAACAGCGTGAAGTACGTGCTGGGCGGCGAATCGCCCTGGCTGCAAATCGATCCCGAACCGTTTGAGGCGCAGGGCATTACGGAAGAGCAGGCAGAAGAAGCTACTTCCAAGGCGGTCTTTGACTACTTCGGCAGCCAGCCGCGCGACACAGCGCAGCACGCCGGTGCCGTTGGCGGACGCCTCCCCGAACCCATGCGCGTGCAGTACGTTTACACCGCAACCCAGCTTCGCAACGGTCAGGTCCCCGACACCGATCAGGGCCGCCGCGAACTTCACAGCTACTCGCCGGTCGTTCGCTGGGCCGTCCATCTGAACTTCGGCGCATACCAGTACTACGGCTCGGAAACCGGTACCACGCACTATTCGCAGAACTCTTACGACCGCCACGTGCCGCTGGACTTCTACGGCGCTCCCTTCCAGCCCGGCACCTATCGCAACATGGTGCAGCCGGTGGACATCGCAGCAACGTTCGCCTCGCTGCTGCGAATCAACCGCCCGTCCGCGGCGGTGGGAACGGTACGCATCGAAGCATTGAAACCCGAACGGACCACGGTGCCAGCTACTACACTGAAGAAGTGA
- a CDS encoding nucleotidyltransferase family protein — translation MNGRHEIESRREQIVAICREHGVARLLVFGSVTRDDFNPETSDIDFLVQFLPGAERGWMSEFTDLKEALQKLFGRKVDVISERALKNPYMIESVDQDKELLYAA, via the coding sequence ATGAACGGCCGTCACGAGATCGAATCGCGGCGCGAACAGATAGTAGCCATCTGCCGCGAACACGGCGTCGCACGCCTTCTCGTCTTCGGCTCCGTCACCCGCGACGACTTCAATCCTGAGACCAGCGACATCGATTTTCTCGTGCAGTTCCTCCCAGGTGCCGAAAGGGGATGGATGTCCGAGTTTACGGATCTGAAAGAGGCTCTTCAAAAACTCTTCGGACGAAAGGTCGACGTTATCAGTGAACGTGCTCTAAAAAATCCCTACATGATTGAGAGCGTCGATCAAGACAAAGAGCTTCTCTATGCTGCCTGA
- the purH gene encoding bifunctional phosphoribosylaminoimidazolecarboxamide formyltransferase/IMP cyclohydrolase: MGKITRALLSVTDKTGLLDFAKRLDAQGVELVSTGGTAKMLRDGGLAVRDISDLTGFPEMLDGRVKTLHPKVHGGILHIRSNAEHVAAVSEHAIQPIDMVVVNLYAFEKTASKPGVKLAEIVENIDIGGPSMVRSAAKNYQDVAIVTDAADYAAIADEMEANGGSLSLPTKWRLAKAAFATTAAYDTAIANSLEKLPEPDGTHEQAATFEDVLPKSLRLNLPLKGTLRYGENPHQKAAVYTDGTDKGIANAKQLQGKELSFNNLVDLDACWDLASEFTEPAVAIIKHTNPCGVATGDTVADAYRNALAADPISAFGGVIGINREVGADAAEEIAKLFVEAIVAPKFTAEAVEVFAKKKNLRLIEIDPAPAKIALKQISGGMLLQDADRGSLADVELKVVTKRQPTPEELTALKFAWTVCKYVKSNAIVYARTHERHGQSVGIGAGQMSRVDAAKFGAQKAVLPLTGTVAASDAFFPFPDGLETVAHAGATAIIQPGGSVRDNEVIEAADKLGIAMIFTGMRHFRHG; encoded by the coding sequence ATGGGTAAGATTACACGCGCACTGCTGAGCGTTACGGACAAGACAGGACTTCTCGATTTTGCAAAGCGCCTCGACGCGCAGGGAGTGGAACTGGTCTCCACCGGCGGCACCGCCAAGATGCTGCGTGACGGCGGCCTCGCCGTCCGCGACATCAGCGATCTCACCGGTTTCCCTGAGATGCTCGACGGCCGCGTGAAGACTCTGCACCCCAAGGTCCACGGCGGCATCCTGCACATCCGTTCCAACGCCGAGCACGTTGCCGCGGTGAGCGAGCACGCCATCCAGCCCATCGATATGGTCGTGGTCAATCTCTACGCCTTTGAAAAGACCGCCTCCAAGCCCGGCGTCAAGCTGGCGGAGATCGTCGAAAACATCGACATCGGCGGTCCCAGCATGGTCCGCAGCGCCGCCAAGAACTACCAGGACGTCGCCATCGTCACCGACGCAGCAGACTACGCAGCCATCGCTGACGAGATGGAAGCCAACGGCGGCTCGCTCTCGCTGCCCACCAAGTGGCGTCTCGCCAAGGCAGCCTTCGCCACCACCGCTGCGTATGACACCGCCATCGCCAATTCACTGGAGAAGCTCCCCGAGCCCGACGGCACCCACGAACAGGCCGCTACGTTCGAAGACGTCCTGCCCAAGTCCCTCCGCCTGAACCTGCCTTTGAAGGGAACGCTGCGTTACGGCGAGAACCCGCACCAGAAGGCCGCCGTCTACACCGACGGCACGGACAAGGGCATCGCCAACGCGAAGCAGCTCCAGGGCAAGGAACTCTCCTTCAACAACCTCGTCGACCTTGACGCCTGCTGGGATCTCGCCAGCGAGTTCACCGAACCCGCCGTCGCCATCATCAAGCACACCAACCCCTGCGGCGTAGCCACGGGCGACACCGTAGCCGACGCCTACCGCAACGCCCTCGCCGCTGACCCCATCTCGGCCTTCGGTGGCGTCATCGGCATCAATCGCGAAGTCGGCGCTGACGCGGCAGAAGAAATCGCCAAGCTCTTCGTGGAAGCCATCGTCGCTCCCAAGTTCACGGCGGAAGCAGTCGAAGTTTTCGCAAAGAAGAAAAATCTTCGTCTCATCGAAATCGATCCGGCACCCGCAAAGATCGCTCTCAAGCAGATCTCCGGTGGCATGCTGCTGCAGGACGCCGATCGCGGCTCGCTGGCCGACGTGGAACTGAAAGTCGTCACCAAGCGTCAGCCCACGCCCGAAGAACTGACCGCTCTGAAGTTCGCGTGGACAGTCTGCAAGTACGTGAAATCAAACGCTATTGTCTACGCCCGCACACACGAGCGCCACGGTCAGTCCGTCGGCATCGGCGCAGGTCAGATGAGCCGCGTTGACGCAGCAAAGTTCGGCGCGCAGAAGGCAGTTCTTCCGCTCACCGGCACGGTCGCCGCGTCTGACGCATTCTTCCCGTTCCCTGACGGCCTGGAAACAGTGGCACACGCTGGCGCAACGGCCATCATTCAGCCGGGTGGCAGTGTGCGCGACAATGAAGTCATCGAAGCTGCGGACAAATTAGGCATTGCCATGATTTTCACGGGAATGCGACACTTCCGTCACGGCTGA
- a CDS encoding dihydroorotate dehydrogenase: MTVEVAGVAMRSPVIAASGTFGYGVEFEEILDLAKIGAFVTKGLSLHPMDGNKAPRIIETASGMMNAIGLQNIGVDAFIKDKMPGIRRMPGVVCIANVFGYTIEDCLGVIERLNDAEGIAMYELNASCPNTKHGGMVFGTDPDSLGDLVHQCKSISRRPLMVKLSPNVTNIGGMARVAQAAGANAVSLVNTFLSLAIDVKTRKPKIANVTGGLSGPAIKPIAVRMVWEVARSVNIPIVGMGGIVKPEDAVEFLLAGATAVEVGTASYADPRAVEKISTGLERWCAANGVANAADLTGGLRT; the protein is encoded by the coding sequence ATGACAGTAGAGGTGGCCGGCGTCGCAATGCGATCGCCGGTCATCGCTGCAAGTGGAACCTTCGGCTATGGCGTGGAGTTCGAGGAAATCCTCGATCTCGCAAAAATCGGCGCTTTCGTCACCAAGGGCCTGTCCCTCCACCCCATGGACGGCAACAAGGCGCCCCGCATCATCGAAACCGCCTCCGGCATGATGAACGCCATCGGCCTGCAGAACATCGGCGTCGATGCATTTATCAAAGACAAGATGCCAGGCATTCGCCGCATGCCCGGCGTCGTCTGCATCGCAAACGTCTTCGGCTACACCATTGAAGACTGTCTCGGTGTCATCGAGCGCCTGAACGACGCCGAAGGCATCGCCATGTACGAACTGAACGCAAGCTGCCCCAACACCAAACACGGCGGCATGGTCTTCGGCACAGACCCCGACTCTCTCGGCGATCTCGTCCACCAGTGCAAAAGCATCTCCAGGCGCCCGCTCATGGTGAAGCTCTCGCCCAACGTCACCAACATCGGCGGCATGGCGCGCGTAGCCCAGGCAGCAGGTGCAAACGCCGTCTCTCTGGTGAACACCTTCCTGTCACTGGCCATCGACGTGAAAACCCGCAAACCCAAGATCGCCAACGTAACCGGCGGTCTTAGCGGCCCGGCCATCAAGCCCATCGCCGTCCGCATGGTGTGGGAAGTAGCGCGCTCCGTCAACATCCCCATTGTGGGCATGGGCGGAATCGTCAAGCCGGAAGACGCGGTAGAGTTCCTACTCGCAGGCGCAACCGCCGTAGAGGTGGGCACCGCCAGCTACGCCGACCCCCGCGCCGTAGAGAAGATCAGCACCGGCCTCGAGCGCTGGTGCGCCGCCAACGGAGTGGCCAACGCAGCCGATCTAACCGGCGGTCTGCGCACATAG
- a CDS encoding TIGR03435 family protein: MTFPHRWFGICLLLLSLLTEALQAQTPNGVWQGTLPVDHDARLVLRLDLPVEGAPRGTFQWVDREPAGIAFSSVKLHAGELAAESDVVGVSFHGKLSADGQSLVGAWMQDQKSYSLTLMRTAPEQAWQHGGAAVAAMARTADPAFEVASIRPSAPGTKGHRYDIRTRDFGAHNASLSDLVKFAFQVRARQISGAPAWMDEEKFDITAKPDTPGQPNVDQYRTMVKKLLAERFGFRFHTVQQAFPVYALTLAAPHPGLNKSNPGLNSYGISLKQDPGGDTTQVRFTYETMPEFVDILMNFIEGRQVVDETGLGGAFDFSMVLPSAALDSADSGEKTTAFLRAVQPLGFRLVPKSAPVPVMVIDQVTRPSPN, encoded by the coding sequence TTGACATTTCCGCACCGTTGGTTCGGCATCTGCCTTCTGCTTCTTAGTCTGCTGACTGAGGCGCTGCAGGCACAAACACCGAATGGGGTGTGGCAAGGTACGCTGCCTGTGGACCATGACGCCCGTTTGGTGCTTCGGTTGGACCTGCCTGTAGAAGGTGCACCAAGGGGTACGTTTCAGTGGGTGGATCGCGAGCCGGCCGGTATCGCATTCTCTTCCGTGAAGCTGCATGCCGGTGAATTGGCGGCGGAGTCTGATGTTGTCGGTGTTTCGTTTCACGGCAAGCTGTCAGCAGATGGACAATCGCTGGTCGGCGCGTGGATGCAGGACCAAAAGAGCTATTCCCTGACGCTGATGCGAACGGCGCCGGAACAGGCTTGGCAGCATGGCGGCGCGGCTGTTGCCGCGATGGCGAGGACAGCCGATCCGGCGTTTGAGGTGGCGAGCATTCGTCCGAGTGCGCCTGGAACGAAGGGGCATCGCTATGACATTCGGACGCGGGATTTCGGTGCGCACAATGCTTCCCTGTCCGATCTTGTGAAGTTTGCGTTTCAGGTGCGGGCGCGACAGATTTCTGGTGCACCGGCGTGGATGGACGAGGAGAAGTTCGACATCACGGCCAAGCCGGATACTCCTGGCCAGCCGAACGTGGATCAGTACCGCACCATGGTTAAGAAGCTGCTGGCGGAACGATTCGGCTTCCGCTTTCATACGGTGCAGCAAGCCTTTCCCGTGTATGCGCTCACGTTGGCCGCCCCACATCCCGGACTGAACAAAAGCAATCCGGGCCTAAACAGCTATGGCATTTCGCTAAAGCAGGACCCCGGCGGCGATACGACCCAAGTCCGTTTCACGTACGAAACCATGCCGGAGTTTGTGGATATCCTGATGAACTTCATTGAGGGTCGGCAGGTTGTGGACGAGACGGGGCTGGGCGGGGCATTCGATTTCAGCATGGTGTTGCCGTCTGCTGCGTTGGACAGCGCGGATAGCGGCGAAAAGACAACAGCATTTCTACGCGCTGTGCAGCCGTTGGGATTCCGGCTTGTGCCAAAATCCGCGCCGGTTCCGGTCATGGTGATTGACCAGGTGACGCGGCCTTCTCCGAACTGA
- the serS gene encoding serine--tRNA ligase produces the protein MLDLAYVRGNLPEVEAALRRRNADPAALLGDFAAIDSARREAITAVEQLKAKRNRLSEEIGKLKRTGGDASALTEEVRALREESESLEAAATAHDAKLRNILEAIPNIPDASVPDGKDETGNKLEKSWGEPKALAHAKPHWEIGEALGVLDFQRAAKISGSRFVVQVGAGARLERALANFMLDLHINEHGYTEVMPPVMVNSQSLFGTGQLPKFAEDLFHCDDKGAYVPGELQDNDHWLIPTAEVPVTNLYRDETIELNPTISYCAYTPCFRSEAGSYGRDVRGMIRQHQFQKVELVKFTTPDNSMAELDKLTLNAEAVLEKLGLPYRRMLLCTGDMGFGSMKTYDLEVWLPSQNTYREISSCSNMGSFQARRANIRYRPAGQKKTEYVHTLNGSGLAVGRTYLAILENYLQEDGSVRVPDVLVPYMGGLTVITKQAGL, from the coding sequence ATGCTTGATCTTGCATACGTCCGGGGCAATCTCCCGGAGGTGGAAGCTGCGCTTCGCCGCCGTAACGCTGACCCCGCCGCCCTGCTGGGCGATTTTGCCGCCATCGACTCCGCCCGCCGCGAGGCCATTACTGCCGTGGAGCAGTTGAAGGCGAAGCGTAACCGCCTGTCAGAAGAGATTGGCAAGCTAAAGCGCACGGGCGGCGATGCCTCTGCGCTAACCGAGGAAGTCCGCGCGCTGCGCGAGGAATCGGAATCACTGGAAGCCGCTGCCACTGCGCATGATGCGAAGCTGCGCAACATTCTGGAAGCCATCCCAAACATCCCCGACGCCAGCGTTCCTGATGGTAAGGATGAGACCGGCAACAAGCTGGAAAAGAGCTGGGGTGAGCCGAAGGCGCTGGCTCACGCGAAGCCGCACTGGGAGATTGGCGAAGCGCTGGGTGTTCTGGACTTTCAGCGTGCCGCGAAGATCTCTGGCTCACGTTTTGTGGTGCAGGTGGGCGCGGGTGCTCGTCTGGAGCGCGCGCTGGCGAACTTCATGTTGGACCTACACATCAACGAGCATGGCTACACCGAAGTGATGCCGCCGGTGATGGTGAATTCGCAGAGCCTGTTTGGAACGGGCCAGTTGCCCAAGTTTGCCGAAGACCTGTTCCATTGCGACGACAAGGGCGCTTACGTCCCCGGCGAGTTGCAAGACAACGATCACTGGCTGATTCCGACTGCCGAAGTGCCGGTGACGAATCTGTATCGCGACGAAACGATTGAGCTGAATCCGACGATCAGCTATTGCGCTTACACGCCTTGCTTTCGTAGCGAAGCGGGCAGCTATGGGCGCGATGTGCGCGGCATGATTCGGCAGCACCAGTTTCAGAAAGTCGAACTTGTAAAGTTCACCACGCCGGATAACAGCATGGCTGAACTGGATAAGCTGACGCTGAATGCTGAGGCGGTTCTGGAGAAGCTGGGACTTCCCTATCGCCGCATGTTGCTCTGCACCGGCGACATGGGTTTTGGATCGATGAAGACCTACGATCTGGAAGTGTGGTTACCGAGCCAGAACACCTATCGCGAGATTTCTTCGTGCAGCAACATGGGCAGCTTCCAGGCGCGTCGTGCGAATATCCGCTATCGTCCTGCGGGGCAGAAGAAGACAGAATATGTGCACACGCTGAACGGCAGCGGTCTGGCCGTGGGCCGCACGTATCTTGCGATTCTGGAAAACTATCTGCAGGAAGATGGCAGCGTCCGTGTGCCGGATGTGCTGGTGCCGTACATGGGCGGATTGACCGTAATTACCAAGCAGGCAGGGCTATAA
- a CDS encoding tetratricopeptide repeat protein, which produces MIGPQNAVLSSSLRRVSRWMPLVAAALIVSAAPLSAQKNTNAPAPLPPVAASQDASGPSAAYYHYGLAHIYEELATAQGRSDYATQAIEQYKLALGADPNSVYLQDGLAGLYFKLGRIREAVQVSQDQIKKNNDDLEAHRLLGRIYYRSLGDAQGPQQQQMVDLARAEYEMLVKLEPNVAENHLLLGQLYEVSHDSAKAEEQFKAAQNLDGGTEESLLNLARLYSEQGDTQRVVNTLSALPVEDRTARIELAIGASYDQLHKPKDAAAAYQRALDNEGDNMDAMHGLANALLAQDKLDDALKVYNDILAAEPQDAQTYIKISEIQRRQGHYDTALATLQKAKASIPDNEELIFNEALLYDALGRYADAEAALKGVLQTTAKSDNSYTDGERNNRAIFLDRLATLYREENKIDMAVDVYKQMTALGGEFKSRGVGGAVDAYRDAHEWDKAEAVAAAAAKAAPQDRDAQMLWAGQLADTGKAEEGIALLKKQLNGKGPDDRITYLTLAQAYLRLRKYDDANAALDKAEPLSSRNEDKLYLWFLRGTIDDKENKKDEAETWFRKSLDVDPTNAQTLNYLAYMFAERGVKLPEALSMVKKAVELDPQNYAYLDTEGWVYFKMGEYALAEDLLQKAVERNATDPTVHDHLGQALEKQGKLKPAVAQWERALMEYSRSLPADIEPDDVSNLHKRLDSAKVKLAKNAAGTKVMP; this is translated from the coding sequence ATGATTGGTCCGCAGAACGCTGTTTTATCGTCTTCCCTCCGGCGCGTCTCGCGCTGGATGCCTCTGGTCGCCGCGGCACTCATCGTGTCCGCGGCGCCGCTGTCTGCCCAGAAGAACACGAACGCTCCCGCACCGCTGCCCCCGGTCGCGGCGTCGCAAGACGCCTCAGGCCCCAGCGCGGCTTATTACCACTACGGCCTGGCACACATCTACGAGGAACTCGCCACCGCGCAGGGTCGCAGCGATTACGCCACGCAGGCCATTGAACAGTACAAGCTCGCGCTCGGTGCTGACCCCAATTCCGTCTATCTTCAGGATGGTCTCGCTGGTCTGTACTTCAAACTGGGCCGCATCCGCGAAGCCGTGCAGGTTTCGCAGGACCAGATCAAGAAGAATAACGACGACCTCGAAGCCCATCGCCTCCTCGGTCGCATCTACTACCGTTCACTTGGCGACGCGCAGGGTCCGCAGCAGCAACAGATGGTCGATCTCGCGCGTGCGGAATACGAGATGCTCGTCAAACTCGAGCCCAACGTTGCGGAGAATCATCTTCTGCTCGGTCAGCTTTACGAAGTTAGTCACGACTCGGCAAAGGCTGAGGAACAGTTCAAAGCCGCGCAAAACCTCGACGGTGGCACGGAAGAATCTCTGCTGAACCTCGCGCGTCTCTATAGCGAACAGGGCGACACGCAGCGCGTCGTCAACACGCTCTCCGCTTTGCCGGTGGAAGACCGCACCGCACGCATCGAACTCGCCATCGGCGCCAGCTACGACCAACTGCATAAGCCCAAGGATGCCGCCGCCGCCTACCAGCGCGCGCTGGACAACGAAGGCGACAACATGGACGCCATGCATGGTCTTGCGAACGCGCTTCTCGCGCAGGACAAGCTGGACGATGCGCTGAAGGTATACAACGACATCCTTGCCGCCGAACCGCAAGATGCTCAGACATACATCAAGATCTCGGAAATTCAGCGTCGCCAGGGTCATTACGATACGGCTCTCGCCACGCTGCAGAAGGCGAAAGCCTCCATTCCGGACAATGAAGAACTCATCTTCAACGAAGCTCTACTGTACGACGCTCTCGGCCGTTATGCCGACGCAGAAGCTGCGCTGAAGGGCGTCCTCCAGACCACCGCAAAATCAGACAACAGCTACACCGACGGCGAACGGAACAACCGCGCCATCTTCCTCGATCGCCTCGCCACGCTCTATCGCGAAGAGAACAAGATCGACATGGCCGTGGATGTTTACAAGCAAATGACGGCACTCGGCGGCGAGTTCAAGTCGCGCGGCGTCGGCGGTGCAGTCGATGCCTATCGCGACGCACACGAGTGGGATAAGGCAGAAGCCGTTGCTGCTGCGGCAGCCAAGGCAGCGCCGCAGGATCGCGATGCGCAGATGCTCTGGGCTGGTCAGCTTGCAGACACCGGCAAGGCAGAGGAAGGCATTGCGCTACTGAAGAAGCAGTTGAACGGCAAGGGGCCAGACGATCGCATCACATACCTCACACTGGCACAGGCATACCTTCGTCTGCGCAAGTATGACGATGCGAACGCAGCGCTGGACAAAGCCGAACCGCTCTCCTCGCGCAATGAAGACAAGCTTTACCTCTGGTTCCTGCGCGGCACCATTGACGACAAGGAAAACAAGAAGGACGAAGCGGAAACATGGTTCCGGAAGTCGCTCGACGTCGATCCCACCAACGCGCAGACGCTCAACTATCTCGCGTACATGTTCGCGGAGCGCGGCGTGAAGCTGCCGGAAGCGCTCAGCATGGTGAAGAAGGCCGTGGAGCTTGATCCGCAGAACTACGCTTATCTGGACACCGAGGGTTGGGTCTACTTCAAGATGGGCGAATACGCCCTGGCGGAAGATCTGTTGCAGAAGGCCGTGGAACGCAACGCCACAGATCCCACCGTCCACGATCATCTCGGGCAGGCGTTGGAAAAGCAGGGCAAGCTGAAGCCTGCCGTCGCGCAGTGGGAACGCGCGCTGATGGAATACAGCCGCTCCTTGCCCGCGGATATTGAACCCGATGACGTCAGCAATTTGCACAAGCGTCTTGACTCCGCCAAGGTGAAGCTCGCGAAGAACGCAGCGGGAACGAAGGTGATGCCGTAG
- a CDS encoding amidohydrolase family protein, which yields MIDAHAHIRFSDGDAVKVDQPIGTEKLLQLDSQAGIRQSALIVIASKGQPEQTRANNDKVLAVAAASQGRFYAVPSVHPLDGEAALEELRRLAKLGVREIKLHPNSQNFDVSDPAVGTVVEECGKLNIAILFDSYKPWDPSQPGKFLLLAVQHPQTHIVLAHMFFSEFREALTFAQMSKLGMAANVSFDLSAIAVAYQGSPVVPELVWTIRKIGTDHFLFGSDWPVDNPGDALKAVRSMGFTAQEEQSILHDNAAKLFGLK from the coding sequence GTGATTGACGCCCACGCCCACATCCGTTTTAGCGACGGCGACGCGGTAAAAGTGGATCAGCCCATCGGCACGGAAAAACTGCTGCAACTGGATTCGCAGGCCGGCATCCGGCAAAGCGCCCTGATCGTGATCGCGTCCAAAGGCCAGCCGGAACAGACCCGCGCCAACAATGACAAGGTATTAGCGGTAGCGGCTGCTTCGCAGGGACGTTTCTACGCCGTCCCGTCGGTGCACCCACTGGATGGCGAAGCCGCCCTGGAAGAACTGCGTCGCCTTGCAAAACTTGGTGTTCGCGAGATCAAACTCCACCCCAACTCCCAGAACTTCGACGTCTCCGATCCAGCAGTCGGAACAGTAGTCGAGGAATGCGGCAAGCTGAATATCGCCATCCTCTTCGACTCCTACAAACCATGGGACCCCAGCCAGCCGGGCAAATTCCTGCTCCTGGCCGTGCAGCATCCGCAGACGCACATCGTGCTGGCGCACATGTTTTTCTCAGAGTTTCGCGAAGCGCTCACCTTCGCGCAGATGAGCAAACTAGGCATGGCGGCAAACGTCTCGTTCGATCTGTCCGCCATCGCCGTCGCTTATCAAGGCTCGCCCGTCGTGCCGGAACTCGTCTGGACAATCCGAAAGATAGGCACTGATCACTTCCTCTTCGGCTCCGATTGGCCAGTCGACAACCCCGGCGATGCGCTCAAAGCCGTCCGCTCCATGGGCTTCACCGCGCAGGAAGAACAATCCATCCTGCACGACAACGCCGCCAAACTATTCGGATTGAAATAG